From a single Gimesia fumaroli genomic region:
- a CDS encoding PSD1 and planctomycete cytochrome C domain-containing protein, with amino-acid sequence MNAIKMILITLPATLLTCVAAAEETIEFNRDVLPILSNHCFTCHGPDSATRAAGLRLDQRESAIGKADSGKRAITPGKVQSSELIHRITTQDENERMPPVEGPKPLNQKQIAILKTWIEHGAEYEPHWAFVAPKQPAIPKTQNTTWPKNNIDHFVLARLEREGLQPAHEANRETLIRRVAFDLTGLPPTLKEIDKFLSDQSPNAYATMVDYYLASPAYGEHMARHWLDLARYADSNGYQYDTEREQWIWRDWVINAYNENKPFNEFTIEQLAGDLLPAATDQQRLATGFNRNHGITIEGGIIDEEYRTEYVMDRLVTTGEVWLALTIGCARCHEHKFDPLSQKEFYQLYAFFNQVPERGMRGFAPKQRIPSPLATASQQKFEVELARLKAELKKPVNIAQHLNSWSERISTQPEQGWTVVEPLTMKSSGGTTLTKLADKSILTSGANPQKDVYEITAKTDATNLTAVRLEALTHESLPGGGPGRHSNSNFVLSEFELTAVSHADPSQQQTVKFTRAIADYSQANYEIAKAIDGSVAGNNGWAVDGPTRKLPATAMFIAASPFGFEGGTELQFRLRHDAGFATHGVGRPRLSITGDAPQNLQLHGIPAEIRQIAAKKQNLRTANEQKQLREYFLAHHNPRQELQQQIAKLEKQKMTAIPETMIMHDMAQPRATYLLDRGQYNEPRDQVSPNVPAIFPPMPKTAAKNRLGFAEWLVDPGHPLTARVAVNRYWQRIFGLGLVKTSEDFGVQGELPSHPELLDWLALEFIRSGWDIKQMQRLILNSATYQQTSHVGAAAYTQDPENRLLARGPRMRLSAEEIRDATLVTSGLLVERLGGKSVYPYQPKGLWLELNNRPNYSKAYPQGTGDDLYRRSLYTFWKRTVPSPMLKTLDAPEREFCTIRRSRTNTPLQALLLLNGPQFVEAARKLAERMLSEGGATVDEQIEYGFRLVTARQPSDSELALFREAYETDMKFYANDQAAALRLLQVGDSASDAKFNPAKLAAFTSLTRVFLNLDEAITKE; translated from the coding sequence GTGAACGCAATCAAGATGATTTTGATCACTTTGCCAGCAACGCTATTGACTTGCGTTGCTGCAGCAGAAGAAACAATCGAATTCAATCGCGATGTCCTGCCGATTCTCTCAAATCATTGTTTTACGTGTCACGGCCCCGACTCGGCAACGCGTGCAGCGGGTTTGCGATTGGACCAGCGAGAATCAGCAATCGGCAAGGCAGACTCGGGCAAGAGGGCCATCACACCCGGTAAAGTGCAATCGAGCGAACTCATTCATCGCATCACGACACAAGATGAAAATGAGCGTATGCCTCCGGTGGAGGGACCGAAGCCACTTAATCAAAAACAGATTGCCATTCTCAAAACGTGGATTGAGCATGGTGCGGAATATGAACCACACTGGGCCTTCGTCGCTCCAAAACAACCGGCGATCCCCAAAACACAAAACACCACCTGGCCGAAGAACAACATAGACCACTTTGTACTTGCACGGTTGGAACGTGAAGGATTACAACCCGCACACGAAGCAAACCGGGAAACCTTAATTCGACGTGTGGCCTTTGATTTGACCGGCTTGCCTCCCACGCTCAAAGAAATCGACAAGTTTCTTTCCGATCAATCTCCGAACGCGTATGCAACGATGGTCGATTACTATCTTGCCTCTCCTGCCTACGGCGAACACATGGCGCGGCACTGGCTTGATCTGGCCCGCTATGCCGACAGCAACGGTTATCAATATGACACCGAACGAGAACAATGGATCTGGCGAGACTGGGTCATCAATGCGTATAACGAAAATAAACCGTTCAACGAATTCACAATCGAACAGCTTGCCGGCGACTTGTTGCCAGCCGCCACCGATCAGCAACGGCTGGCAACCGGTTTCAATCGAAACCACGGCATCACGATTGAAGGTGGTATTATTGATGAAGAGTATCGGACCGAGTATGTCATGGATCGACTGGTTACGACAGGTGAGGTCTGGCTCGCACTCACGATCGGCTGTGCCCGCTGCCACGAACATAAATTCGATCCCCTCTCTCAAAAAGAGTTCTATCAGCTGTATGCGTTTTTCAATCAGGTACCAGAACGAGGCATGCGAGGATTTGCTCCCAAACAACGTATTCCTTCACCGCTTGCGACAGCATCACAGCAAAAATTTGAAGTCGAACTGGCGCGACTGAAGGCTGAGCTGAAGAAACCTGTCAACATTGCCCAGCATTTGAATTCATGGTCAGAGCGTATCTCCACACAGCCGGAACAAGGCTGGACAGTGGTTGAACCACTGACTATGAAATCATCCGGGGGAACGACTCTTACGAAGCTCGCCGACAAGTCTATTCTGACCAGCGGCGCGAATCCTCAAAAAGATGTCTACGAGATCACAGCGAAAACTGACGCAACCAATCTGACCGCAGTCCGACTGGAAGCGCTCACGCATGAGTCACTTCCCGGCGGTGGCCCAGGTCGTCACAGCAATTCTAATTTTGTTCTGAGCGAATTTGAACTAACGGCGGTTTCCCACGCAGATCCTTCTCAGCAGCAAACCGTGAAATTTACCCGCGCAATCGCCGACTATTCACAGGCCAATTATGAAATCGCCAAAGCCATTGATGGGAGTGTGGCCGGCAACAACGGTTGGGCAGTAGACGGACCGACGCGCAAACTTCCCGCGACGGCCATGTTCATCGCGGCCTCCCCCTTCGGCTTTGAGGGTGGCACCGAATTGCAGTTTCGTCTGCGTCACGACGCCGGTTTTGCGACACACGGCGTGGGGCGTCCCCGCTTATCCATCACGGGCGACGCTCCCCAAAATCTGCAGTTGCACGGGATTCCTGCTGAGATTCGACAGATTGCTGCGAAAAAACAAAATCTCCGCACCGCCAACGAACAAAAACAACTGCGTGAGTATTTCCTCGCGCATCACAACCCCAGGCAGGAACTCCAGCAACAGATCGCGAAACTCGAAAAACAGAAAATGACAGCGATCCCTGAGACCATGATCATGCATGACATGGCTCAGCCACGCGCCACGTATCTTCTCGACCGCGGGCAATATAATGAACCCCGCGATCAAGTCAGCCCCAATGTTCCCGCGATTTTCCCGCCGATGCCCAAAACGGCAGCAAAGAATCGTCTGGGCTTCGCCGAGTGGCTGGTTGATCCCGGTCATCCTCTTACGGCGCGTGTTGCCGTCAATCGCTACTGGCAACGCATCTTTGGATTGGGATTAGTCAAAACGTCTGAAGATTTCGGAGTACAAGGTGAATTACCCAGCCATCCGGAATTACTGGATTGGTTAGCCCTGGAATTTATTCGCAGTGGCTGGGACATCAAACAGATGCAGCGGTTGATTTTGAATTCCGCCACCTATCAGCAAACCTCTCACGTCGGTGCAGCTGCCTACACTCAAGACCCGGAAAATCGACTTCTCGCTCGCGGCCCCAGAATGCGACTGTCTGCCGAAGAAATTCGCGATGCCACGTTAGTCACCAGTGGATTACTTGTCGAACGGTTGGGCGGAAAAAGTGTCTACCCGTATCAGCCGAAAGGCCTTTGGCTCGAATTGAATAACCGTCCGAATTACTCCAAAGCATATCCACAAGGAACCGGGGATGATCTCTATCGACGGAGTCTCTACACATTCTGGAAGCGGACGGTACCTTCTCCCATGCTGAAAACACTCGATGCCCCGGAACGGGAATTCTGTACGATTCGTCGGTCACGAACCAATACGCCGCTACAAGCATTACTGCTGTTGAATGGCCCCCAATTCGTCGAAGCAGCCCGAAAGCTGGCCGAGCGGATGCTGTCTGAAGGTGGCGCGACGGTTGATGAACAGATCGAATATGGATTTCGACTGGTCACGGCGCGACAACCCAGTGATTCTGAACTGGCTCTTTTCCGCGAAGCTTATGAAACCGATATGAAGTTTTACGCCAATGATCAGGCAGCCGCACTTCGTCTGCTACAGGTCGGTGATTCAGCCTCTGATGCAAAATTCAATCCAGCAAAGCTGGCGGCTTTCACCAGTCTGACTCGCGTGTTTCTGAATCTGGACGAAGCGATTACGAAGGAATAA
- a CDS encoding DUF1501 domain-containing protein, producing MLDPLSEMQLQVNRRQFFGRSSTGIGVAALASLLNRDLFSKETTSDASRVGGLPGIPHFAPKAKRVIYLLQSGAPSQVDLLAHKPSLDKLHMSELPDSIRKGQRLTGMTAGQKKFPVVKSPWKFRQHGESGTWLSDLLPHMGNVADDICVINSMHTEAINHDPAITFFQSGHQQPGRPSIGAWLSYGLGSETENLPSFVVLLSKNSFHQAQPLYDRLWGSGFLSSKYQGVKFRSQGDPVLYLSDPAGGNDSQRRMMLDRLAKLNQIREQEVGDPEIAARIAQYEMAYRMQTSVPELADISNESASTLKLYGDDVKEPGTHAANCLLARRLAERGVRFIQVFHRGWDHHSNVQKYLPTLAKQTDQGSAALIADLKQRGMLDETLVIWGGEFGRTVYSQGNPQSFGRDHHPRCFSIWMAGGGIKPGLTYGQTDDYCYNITENPVHVHDFHATILHCLGINHERLTYRFQGRDYRLTDVHGTVVKDILT from the coding sequence ATGCTCGACCCCTTGTCTGAAATGCAATTACAGGTTAACCGGCGCCAATTTTTTGGACGCTCGAGCACCGGCATTGGTGTAGCAGCGCTGGCGTCGTTGCTCAATCGTGACCTGTTTTCGAAAGAAACAACCAGCGATGCATCACGCGTCGGCGGTCTGCCAGGCATTCCGCATTTTGCTCCCAAAGCCAAGCGGGTCATCTATCTGCTCCAGTCAGGCGCGCCTTCCCAGGTCGACCTGCTCGCTCACAAACCGTCTCTCGACAAACTGCACATGAGCGAATTGCCCGACAGCATTCGTAAAGGACAGCGACTGACAGGCATGACTGCAGGACAGAAGAAATTCCCTGTTGTCAAATCGCCCTGGAAATTTCGGCAGCACGGTGAATCGGGCACGTGGCTGAGTGATCTGTTACCGCATATGGGAAACGTAGCCGATGACATTTGCGTGATTAATTCCATGCACACCGAAGCCATCAATCATGATCCCGCTATTACGTTCTTTCAATCAGGACATCAGCAACCGGGTCGTCCCAGTATCGGGGCCTGGCTCAGTTACGGATTGGGAAGCGAGACAGAAAACCTCCCGTCGTTTGTCGTACTGCTCAGTAAAAATTCGTTTCATCAGGCCCAACCCCTGTATGACCGGTTGTGGGGCAGTGGTTTTTTATCGTCGAAGTATCAAGGTGTCAAATTCCGTAGTCAGGGTGATCCGGTTCTCTACCTGAGCGATCCGGCCGGCGGAAATGATTCTCAGCGCCGGATGATGCTGGACCGTCTGGCGAAGCTCAATCAGATCCGAGAGCAGGAAGTTGGGGACCCGGAGATCGCCGCACGAATCGCGCAATATGAAATGGCATACCGCATGCAGACCTCGGTTCCCGAACTCGCCGATATCTCCAATGAGTCGGCCAGCACACTCAAACTGTATGGCGACGACGTGAAGGAGCCGGGAACCCACGCGGCCAATTGTCTGCTTGCAAGAAGACTGGCCGAACGGGGCGTCCGCTTTATTCAAGTGTTTCACCGTGGCTGGGATCACCATAGCAATGTCCAAAAGTACCTGCCGACTCTGGCCAAGCAGACCGATCAGGGATCTGCCGCCTTGATTGCTGATTTAAAACAGCGGGGCATGCTTGATGAAACACTGGTAATCTGGGGGGGCGAGTTTGGCCGGACGGTCTATTCGCAAGGTAATCCGCAATCGTTTGGCCGAGATCATCACCCGCGCTGTTTTTCAATCTGGATGGCGGGGGGCGGCATCAAACCCGGCCTTACCTACGGGCAAACAGACGACTACTGCTATAACATCACCGAAAATCCGGTTCACGTGCACGATTTTCATGCCACGATCCTGCATTGCCTCGGCATCAACCACGAGCGTCTGACTTACCGTTTCCAGGGTCGCGATTACCGTCTTACTGACGTCCATGGAACTGTCGTCAAGGATATTCTGACATGA
- a CDS encoding DUF1501 domain-containing protein: MNPLEEYQRQLTRRQLLSRSRGCLGATALATLLGDVPKLSAAGPTNPDQRGLPGLPHFAPKAKRVIYLFMAGGPSHIDLFDYKPELKKIHGKELPESVRKGQRLTGMTSGQKSFPCVAPMFNFKRYGERGTWINGDILPHTASIADDIAIIRTMNTEAINHDPAITYINTGTQQLGRPSFGAWLSYGLGSPNKDLPAYVVMISVGNAPGQALYSRLWSSGNLPSRHQGVQFRSAGDPVLFLSDPKGLDRGLRRKMLDGLAKINAEKSQLSGDPEIEARIAQYEMAYRMQTSVPGLMDLSGETKATFEMYGPDSEKKGTFAANCILARRMAERGVPFIQLFQRGWDQHGNLPKAIRNNCDKVDQPAAALVKDLKQRGLLDDTVVIFGGEFGRTIYSQGTLTKDNHGRDHHGRCFSTWVAGGGFKPGIDYGETDDHCYNIVRDPVHINDLNASVLHCLGIDHNRFTVKYQGLDLKLTGVDGAQVVKGLLS, translated from the coding sequence ATGAATCCTCTGGAAGAATACCAGCGACAGTTAACGCGTCGACAATTGTTATCACGCTCTCGTGGATGCCTGGGCGCAACAGCGCTTGCTACATTATTGGGAGACGTTCCTAAACTATCTGCTGCCGGCCCAACAAACCCGGATCAACGAGGTTTGCCGGGACTGCCTCATTTTGCCCCCAAAGCGAAACGGGTGATTTATCTCTTTATGGCCGGTGGTCCCAGTCATATCGACCTGTTTGACTACAAACCGGAACTGAAGAAGATTCACGGGAAAGAGCTGCCTGAGTCGGTTCGCAAGGGACAACGACTCACGGGAATGACCAGCGGTCAGAAATCGTTTCCCTGTGTGGCGCCCATGTTCAATTTCAAACGTTATGGCGAACGGGGAACCTGGATCAATGGAGACATCCTGCCGCATACCGCATCGATTGCGGATGACATTGCGATTATCAGGACTATGAATACGGAAGCCATCAACCATGATCCCGCGATTACGTATATTAATACGGGGACACAGCAGTTGGGACGTCCCAGTTTTGGCGCGTGGCTGAGTTATGGATTAGGCAGTCCAAACAAAGATTTGCCCGCTTATGTGGTGATGATTTCTGTCGGTAATGCACCAGGGCAAGCACTCTATTCGCGGCTTTGGAGCAGTGGCAACTTGCCTTCACGCCATCAGGGCGTGCAGTTTCGTAGTGCCGGAGATCCCGTTTTGTTTCTGTCCGATCCCAAAGGATTGGACAGAGGTCTGCGTCGTAAAATGCTGGATGGACTGGCGAAAATCAATGCGGAAAAATCACAACTTTCAGGAGACCCGGAAATTGAAGCCCGCATCGCGCAATACGAAATGGCGTATCGGATGCAAACCTCGGTGCCGGGTTTAATGGATCTGAGCGGAGAAACAAAAGCGACGTTTGAGATGTACGGACCCGATTCAGAGAAAAAAGGAACATTCGCTGCAAACTGTATTTTAGCTCGTCGGATGGCCGAACGCGGCGTCCCCTTCATTCAACTTTTCCAGCGTGGCTGGGATCAGCATGGCAACTTGCCCAAAGCAATTCGCAATAATTGTGATAAGGTGGATCAGCCCGCAGCCGCCCTGGTGAAAGATTTGAAACAACGGGGTTTATTGGACGATACCGTTGTCATCTTCGGTGGTGAATTCGGCCGCACAATTTATAGCCAGGGAACATTAACGAAAGACAACCACGGCCGAGATCACCACGGTCGCTGTTTCTCAACCTGGGTTGCCGGTGGCGGATTTAAGCCAGGCATCGATTACGGCGAGACCGACGATCATTGCTATAACATCGTCAGAGATCCCGTGCATATTAACGATTTAAACGCCAGCGTTCTGCATTGCCTGGGCATCGACCACAATCGCTTTACGGTGAAATATCAGGGGCTCGATCTCAAACTCACAGGCGTCGATGGAGCACAAGTCGTCAAGGGGCTACTGTCTTAG
- a CDS encoding DUF1501 domain-containing protein, translating to MNILEDFHQLETRRHFFSRGRHLLGGAALASLLGNSTKAATESQPVGSHFPAKAKRVIYLHMVGGPSQMDLFDYKPVMQKFYDKDLPDSVRMGQRLTTMTSGQKRFPIAPSKYKFSPAGESGMWMNTELLPNLAKKADEICWMRSLHTEAINHEPAIAAMQTGNQVPGRPCLGAWASYGLGSDNENLPAFVVLVATPSNREQEQAISSRLWSAGYLPGVHSGVSFRSKGDPILYINNPPGVPDAIRKKTIDGLNALNELNYQALGDPETHTRIRQYEMAFRMQASVPELTDLSSETENTFKLYGEAAKKPGTFANTALMTRRLAERGVRFIQVYHNNWDHHSNVGGRMPSQCKDVDQPCFALLEDLKQRGMLDDTLVIWGGEFGRTIYSQGSLSKQNYGRDHHPRCFSMWMAGGGAKGGAIYGETDDFSYNIVKDPLHIHDFHATVLNLLGFDHEKFTYKFQGLDQRLTGVEPAHVVKELIS from the coding sequence ATGAACATCTTGGAAGACTTTCACCAACTGGAAACACGCCGTCATTTTTTTTCTCGCGGGCGGCATCTGCTAGGTGGGGCGGCTCTGGCTTCATTGCTCGGGAATTCAACAAAAGCGGCGACTGAAAGCCAGCCCGTGGGAAGTCATTTTCCCGCCAAAGCAAAACGGGTGATTTATCTGCACATGGTGGGAGGACCTTCGCAGATGGATCTGTTCGATTACAAGCCGGTCATGCAGAAATTCTACGACAAAGATCTTCCCGACTCAGTTCGTATGGGGCAGCGTCTGACAACGATGACCAGCGGCCAGAAACGATTTCCGATTGCACCCTCAAAATACAAATTCAGCCCGGCTGGTGAGTCCGGCATGTGGATGAATACCGAGCTGCTGCCCAACCTTGCGAAGAAGGCCGATGAAATCTGCTGGATGCGCAGCCTGCATACCGAAGCCATCAATCACGAACCTGCCATCGCAGCGATGCAGACGGGGAATCAAGTCCCCGGACGCCCCTGTCTGGGGGCATGGGCTTCCTATGGACTGGGATCCGATAACGAAAATCTGCCTGCATTTGTAGTTCTGGTGGCGACTCCCTCCAACCGCGAACAGGAACAGGCGATTTCATCTCGACTGTGGAGTGCCGGTTACCTGCCCGGCGTCCATTCCGGAGTCTCGTTTCGCAGTAAGGGGGATCCGATTCTCTATATCAATAATCCTCCTGGTGTTCCCGATGCCATCAGAAAGAAAACGATTGATGGGCTCAACGCACTTAACGAACTGAATTATCAGGCATTAGGTGATCCGGAAACGCACACGCGGATTCGCCAGTATGAAATGGCATTCCGGATGCAGGCGAGTGTTCCGGAATTGACCGACCTCAGCAGTGAAACCGAAAATACATTTAAACTCTACGGTGAAGCCGCCAAAAAACCAGGTACCTTTGCTAACACCGCTTTAATGACAAGGCGGCTGGCAGAGCGAGGCGTGCGGTTCATTCAGGTTTACCACAATAACTGGGATCATCATTCCAACGTGGGAGGACGCATGCCATCTCAATGCAAAGACGTTGATCAGCCCTGTTTTGCACTGCTGGAAGACCTCAAGCAACGCGGCATGCTGGACGACACCCTGGTGATCTGGGGCGGCGAATTCGGACGCACGATCTATTCACAGGGAAGTCTGTCCAAACAGAATTATGGCCGCGATCATCATCCCCGTTGCTTCAGTATGTGGATGGCAGGCGGGGGCGCTAAGGGCGGTGCCATCTATGGAGAGACCGACGATTTCTCATATAACATCGTGAAAGATCCATTGCACATTCATGACTTCCATGCGACCGTGCTCAATCTGCTCGGCTTTGATCATGAGAAATTCACGTATAAGTTCCAGGGACTCGATCAAAGACTGACAGGCGTCGAACCTGCTCACGTGGTGAAAGAACTCATTTCGTAA
- a CDS encoding DUF1553 domain-containing protein, with the protein MLPRSVFLLWSSFLALTINVCLAENDQVKQDAASKTKIDFSRDIRPILSENCFHCHGPDTKHREGDLRLDLEEAAKADSIVPGHSDQSEFYKRISSTDPDLQMPPTDSNKKLTAEKRELLKRWIDEGAEWTSHWAFRAPEKSSLPAVKNNKWVRNSIDQFVLAQIESQQLQPSREASRRTLIRRLTFDLTGLPPTIPEINQFLNDNSPNAYEKLVDRLLSSKQYGERMALMWLDAARYGDTSVYHADGPRDMWAWRDRIVQMYNENIPFDQFSTEQLAGDLLPNATPLQMVSSGFNRNNGTTDEGGLIPEEYRVEYAVDRVKTTSTVWLGLSMECAQCHEHKYDPISHEDYYRFFGFFNISADAGSQTRKGNAKPTVALVDPEKQKKLPGTRERIKENQQQIAARQKSAEPQFAAWLAAKEKEQHAAPSHIEGQILQFRLDEGKGTQVVDQVDQNRKGTIHGKADWVKSPYDQGLHFDGKTYVDLGNVCDFERTDSFSYGGWINLDPKGSGALLAKMDDANSYRGYDILISGEQISVHIINTWPTNAIKVTTKKKLKPSTWQHVFVTYDGSSKAKGVKIYVDGQLWDWKIEQDRLTESIRTPKTLLIGSRHPSSRLKGTIDEVSVFNRVLSQSEVETLTKQLPITTILAVSPEKRTAEQQQQLRNYYLEREDAEYIALLKKKQELKAEETELLKPLTTVMIMGDMPKPRDTFILARGAYDSPTKQKVEPGTPAVLPPMPKDAPQNRLGLAQWLFADNHPLTARVAVNRYWQMLFGTGLVTTPEDFGSQGAFPSHPQLLDWLAVDFRESGWDVKRMLKQIVMSATYRQTSDVSRADYLRDPANRLLARGARFRLQGEMIRDSALDISGLLNPQMGGPGVKPYQPPGLWKEVGLGGNPKFVQDHGEKLYRRSLYTYWKRSAPPPSMQIFDAPTREKCTIRRPRTNTPLQALVTMNDVQYVEAARHLAERMLKEGGATNAEQVGYAFLLATAREPRSTEREVLLDVYDESLKHYQTNLKAAEELLQVGESPRNKNLNVAQLAAWTVVANMILNLDETLTRE; encoded by the coding sequence ATGCTTCCTCGCTCCGTTTTCTTGTTGTGGTCGAGTTTTCTCGCTCTAACGATCAATGTCTGTCTGGCTGAGAATGATCAGGTTAAACAAGACGCTGCATCGAAAACGAAAATTGATTTCAGCCGTGATATTCGACCAATTCTTTCTGAAAACTGCTTTCATTGCCATGGTCCCGACACGAAACATCGCGAAGGTGATCTTCGGCTGGACCTGGAAGAAGCGGCGAAAGCAGATTCGATTGTTCCCGGACATTCGGATCAAAGTGAATTTTATAAACGGATCAGCAGCACTGATCCTGATCTTCAAATGCCTCCCACTGATTCGAATAAAAAATTGACTGCGGAGAAGAGAGAATTGCTCAAACGCTGGATTGATGAGGGAGCTGAATGGACCAGTCACTGGGCGTTTCGCGCTCCAGAAAAATCATCATTACCAGCAGTCAAAAACAACAAGTGGGTGCGTAATTCCATCGATCAGTTTGTTCTGGCACAAATAGAATCTCAACAGTTACAGCCTTCAAGAGAAGCCAGCCGTCGTACTTTGATTCGCCGACTGACGTTTGATTTGACGGGGCTGCCGCCCACCATTCCCGAGATCAATCAATTTCTGAATGATAACTCTCCTAACGCCTATGAAAAACTGGTTGACCGTCTGCTAAGTTCAAAACAGTACGGCGAGCGAATGGCTCTGATGTGGCTGGATGCGGCCCGTTATGGTGATACGAGTGTGTATCATGCAGATGGGCCACGCGATATGTGGGCCTGGCGTGATCGCATCGTGCAAATGTATAACGAAAATATTCCCTTTGACCAGTTTTCAACGGAACAACTGGCGGGAGATTTGCTTCCCAACGCAACGCCACTGCAAATGGTGTCTTCCGGATTTAATCGGAATAACGGGACCACCGATGAAGGAGGCCTGATTCCGGAAGAGTACCGCGTTGAGTACGCCGTCGACCGGGTGAAAACGACGTCCACGGTCTGGTTGGGGCTCAGCATGGAATGTGCTCAATGCCATGAGCATAAATACGATCCTATTTCACACGAGGACTATTACCGCTTCTTCGGTTTTTTCAACATCAGCGCCGACGCCGGTAGTCAGACACGAAAAGGAAATGCCAAACCGACGGTGGCGCTGGTCGATCCGGAAAAACAAAAAAAACTGCCGGGGACACGAGAGAGAATCAAAGAAAACCAGCAGCAGATCGCCGCTCGTCAAAAGTCAGCTGAGCCTCAGTTTGCAGCCTGGTTGGCAGCGAAAGAAAAAGAACAACATGCAGCGCCTTCGCACATTGAGGGTCAGATTCTGCAGTTCAGGCTCGATGAAGGCAAAGGAACCCAGGTTGTCGATCAAGTGGATCAGAATCGCAAAGGAACCATTCATGGTAAGGCTGACTGGGTGAAGTCTCCTTACGATCAGGGTCTGCATTTTGATGGCAAAACCTATGTGGATCTGGGGAATGTGTGTGATTTTGAACGGACCGATTCATTTTCCTACGGTGGCTGGATCAATCTCGACCCGAAAGGTTCCGGCGCACTTTTGGCAAAAATGGACGACGCCAATAGTTATCGCGGGTACGATATCCTCATCTCCGGCGAACAAATCTCGGTACATATCATCAATACGTGGCCCACGAATGCCATAAAGGTGACCACGAAGAAAAAACTCAAACCTTCAACCTGGCAGCATGTGTTTGTAACCTATGATGGTTCATCCAAAGCGAAGGGCGTGAAAATCTATGTCGATGGTCAGTTGTGGGACTGGAAGATCGAGCAGGACCGCTTAACGGAATCCATTCGTACGCCCAAAACGTTACTGATTGGCAGCCGGCATCCTAGTTCTCGTTTAAAGGGGACTATCGATGAAGTCTCTGTCTTTAATCGTGTGCTCAGTCAATCCGAAGTGGAGACACTCACAAAGCAACTTCCGATTACGACCATCCTGGCTGTGTCTCCTGAGAAACGAACGGCAGAGCAACAGCAGCAGTTGCGTAATTACTATCTGGAACGGGAAGACGCAGAATATATCGCCTTGCTCAAGAAAAAGCAGGAATTGAAAGCAGAGGAGACAGAACTTCTCAAGCCGTTAACGACGGTCATGATCATGGGGGACATGCCCAAGCCTCGCGACACATTTATCCTCGCCCGCGGTGCTTATGATTCTCCCACCAAGCAGAAAGTCGAACCGGGTACGCCGGCGGTTCTGCCTCCCATGCCCAAAGATGCACCTCAAAATCGTCTGGGTTTAGCACAATGGCTGTTTGCAGACAATCATCCTCTCACCGCTCGCGTCGCCGTAAATCGGTATTGGCAGATGTTATTTGGGACTGGGCTGGTTACGACGCCCGAAGATTTCGGTTCACAGGGCGCGTTCCCCAGTCATCCGCAATTGCTGGACTGGTTGGCAGTCGACTTCAGAGAATCGGGTTGGGATGTGAAACGAATGCTCAAACAAATTGTGATGTCGGCGACCTATCGGCAAACATCAGATGTCTCGCGGGCAGACTATTTGCGGGATCCTGCAAACAGACTTCTGGCCCGCGGTGCGCGTTTTCGCTTACAGGGAGAAATGATCCGCGATAGCGCGCTCGATATCAGTGGATTACTCAATCCCCAAATGGGAGGTCCGGGAGTAAAACCGTATCAGCCGCCCGGGCTCTGGAAAGAAGTGGGATTGGGGGGAAATCCCAAATTCGTGCAGGATCACGGCGAGAAACTGTATCGCCGCAGCTTATATACCTACTGGAAACGATCCGCGCCTCCTCCGTCGATGCAGATCTTTGATGCACCAACACGGGAAAAGTGTACGATCAGACGACCACGCACAAATACACCTCTGCAGGCATTAGTCACAATGAATGATGTCCAGTATGTCGAAGCGGCCCGTCACCTTGCAGAACGAATGTTGAAAGAAGGGGGAGCAACCAATGCCGAACAGGTTGGTTATGCCTTTCTACTGGCAACGGCCAGAGAGCCTCGATCAACAGAAAGAGAAGTACTACTGGATGTTTATGATGAAAGTCTGAAGCACTATCAGACCAATTTAAAAGCGGCAGAAGAACTGCTTCAAGTTGGTGAATCACCCCGCAATAAAAATTTGAATGTCGCGCAACTGGCAGCCTGGACTGTGGTCGCCAACATGATTTTAAATTTAGACGAAACTTTAACTCGTGAGTAA